From the Octadecabacter antarcticus 307 genome, one window contains:
- a CDS encoding FecCD family ABC transporter permease produces the protein MTITQHSAATHARKPANLWGVGIIGVATLLGSLSIAVSVGAVAVPLETVWGILINKIVPDTFTADWSKGREAIVWDIRFPRAILACFVGAGLAMVGASLQAVTRNPLADPHLLGISAGGAFGAILALLHTGLFIGLLTVPLMAFLGSLGATLLVLAVSQFASATSADRLVLAGVAVSFIVMSAANVLIFLGDPRATHTVVFWMLGGLGLAQWNQLIYPAVVLLGCATYLWLKSGTLNAMTVGDETATTLGIPVARFRLTVFVIGALITGVMVAFSGIIGFVGLMIPHIVRLLVGGDYRRLLPFSALCGAVFLVWADIIARTIMAPDDMPIGIVTGLIGGVFFVWLLRKRIT, from the coding sequence ATGACGATAACACAGCATTCGGCAGCAACGCACGCCAGAAAACCTGCAAACCTATGGGGTGTTGGGATCATTGGCGTCGCGACCCTTTTGGGTTCACTGTCGATCGCAGTGAGCGTCGGGGCCGTTGCGGTGCCATTGGAAACTGTCTGGGGCATTCTGATCAACAAGATTGTCCCAGACACCTTCACAGCCGACTGGTCCAAAGGGCGTGAGGCCATCGTCTGGGACATCCGCTTTCCACGCGCCATCCTCGCTTGCTTTGTCGGGGCGGGATTGGCGATGGTGGGGGCCAGCCTTCAGGCCGTGACACGAAATCCTCTGGCCGATCCGCACTTGCTCGGCATCTCTGCGGGCGGGGCTTTCGGCGCCATTCTGGCGTTGTTGCACACGGGGCTGTTCATCGGTCTTTTGACGGTGCCACTAATGGCATTCCTGGGATCACTCGGTGCCACACTTCTCGTGCTGGCAGTGTCGCAATTTGCATCCGCCACCAGTGCGGACAGGTTGGTGCTGGCAGGTGTTGCCGTTTCTTTCATCGTTATGTCCGCCGCGAATGTACTGATCTTTTTAGGCGACCCACGGGCAACGCACACCGTCGTGTTTTGGATGCTGGGTGGTCTTGGATTGGCGCAATGGAATCAACTTATCTACCCGGCAGTGGTTCTATTGGGCTGCGCTACATACTTGTGGCTGAAATCCGGAACCCTGAACGCCATGACGGTCGGGGATGAAACAGCAACCACGCTGGGCATTCCCGTCGCCCGTTTCAGGCTGACGGTCTTTGTCATCGGTGCCCTTATCACAGGTGTGATGGTCGCATTTTCAGGGATAATCGGGTTTGTTGGCCTGATGATCCCTCACATCGTGCGCCTTTTGGTTGGTGGCGACTATCGTCGCCTCCTGCCGTTTTCTGCTTTGTGCGGGGCCGTATTCCTCGTTTGGGCGGATATCATCGCACGGACCATCATGGCACCAGACGACATGCCCATCGGAATTGTGACAGGCTTGATTGGCGGGGTGTTCTTTGTGTGGTTGCTGCGAAAACGGATAACTTGA
- a CDS encoding ABC transporter substrate-binding protein: MKLTLTTLAAISLAGTAPFQAMAQTTVQSCNRTVAFDAPPQAAISNDVNLTEMMLVLGLADRMVGYTGISGWKTLDEEMRAGVEELPELSAKYPSKEVLIGADADFFFAGWNYGMTVGGEVTPDTLEPFGIQVYELTESCIHVGEKSPASMDDMYNDLRNLGAIFDVSDRAEGLIANYQADLTAFLAAQPALETAPRVFVYDSGEDVPFTAGRYAMPNALIEAAGGTNIMNDFEKSWATVGWEAVVERNPEVIMIVNYGEVTADQKRAFMMNNPAFADIDAVRNDRFVVLEYVEATPGPRNIEAVKTLAAAFRGE; encoded by the coding sequence ATGAAGCTTACACTTACCACACTGGCTGCCATTTCATTGGCAGGCACGGCCCCGTTCCAAGCAATGGCACAAACCACAGTGCAAAGCTGTAACCGAACAGTTGCATTTGACGCCCCACCACAGGCCGCGATTTCCAACGATGTGAACCTGACCGAAATGATGCTGGTGCTTGGCCTTGCGGATCGCATGGTCGGCTACACAGGCATCTCGGGTTGGAAAACACTGGATGAAGAGATGAGAGCGGGCGTCGAAGAACTGCCCGAACTGTCGGCCAAATACCCGTCAAAAGAAGTGCTGATCGGCGCGGATGCTGATTTCTTTTTTGCAGGCTGGAACTACGGCATGACAGTTGGTGGCGAAGTGACACCAGACACGCTGGAACCCTTTGGTATTCAAGTCTACGAATTAACCGAAAGCTGTATTCATGTCGGTGAAAAAAGCCCAGCGTCGATGGACGATATGTATAATGACCTGCGCAACCTTGGTGCGATATTTGATGTGTCGGACCGTGCAGAAGGTCTGATCGCAAACTATCAAGCAGACCTTACCGCGTTTCTTGCAGCCCAGCCCGCATTGGAAACTGCCCCGCGTGTGTTCGTCTATGACAGTGGCGAAGACGTGCCATTCACCGCCGGTCGCTACGCCATGCCCAACGCATTGATCGAGGCGGCAGGTGGCACCAACATCATGAACGACTTTGAGAAAAGCTGGGCAACGGTGGGCTGGGAGGCCGTGGTTGAACGCAACCCCGAAGTGATCATGATCGTAAACTACGGAGAGGTCACGGCCGACCAAAAGCGCGCGTTCATGATGAACAATCCCGCGTTCGCGGACATCGACGCGGTACGTAATGATCGTTTCGTGGTGCTTGAATACGTCGAAGCAACGCCCGGTCCACGCAACATTGAGGCGGTTAAAACCCTCGCCGCCGCATTTCGAGGCGAGTAA
- a CDS encoding ABC transporter ATP-binding protein, giving the protein MRAADLEVYNVSWAPTKSAQPVLHPTTFRVAAGRVLGVVGPNGAGKSTLLRLLYRFQQPKTGYVRVGGQDIWSMPARNAARRIAAVLQEQASAFGLTVREIVRLGRTPHRSGFATSGAGDEQVVDRVLTTLSLRSLADRDFGTLSGGERQRVMVARALAQDPQVLILDEPTNHLDVRHQLEVVSLIQSLGLTIVVSLHDLNMASGVCDDVLILKNGQPQGFGPPQSLLTDTLVSDTFRVDARREHLASNGASHFSFTLPN; this is encoded by the coding sequence ATGAGGGCGGCTGATCTTGAGGTGTACAACGTAAGCTGGGCGCCAACCAAATCGGCCCAACCTGTGCTGCATCCCACGACCTTCCGTGTCGCTGCGGGGCGGGTTTTAGGTGTCGTTGGTCCAAATGGTGCGGGCAAATCCACTTTGCTGCGCCTTCTTTATCGGTTTCAGCAACCCAAAACAGGATACGTGCGCGTCGGTGGGCAAGATATCTGGTCGATGCCCGCCCGGAACGCAGCAAGACGGATAGCAGCAGTCTTGCAAGAACAAGCATCAGCGTTTGGCTTGACGGTTCGGGAAATCGTCCGCTTAGGCAGAACGCCACATCGGTCAGGCTTTGCCACATCGGGCGCGGGCGACGAACAGGTCGTGGACCGCGTTTTGACGACCCTGAGCCTGCGCTCGTTGGCGGACCGTGACTTTGGCACCTTATCGGGCGGCGAAAGACAGCGTGTCATGGTCGCCCGCGCCTTGGCACAAGACCCGCAGGTCCTGATCCTTGATGAACCGACAAATCACCTCGATGTGCGTCACCAACTTGAGGTGGTCTCGCTGATCCAAAGCCTCGGCCTAACGATTGTTGTGTCACTGCATGATCTCAACATGGCGTCAGGCGTGTGTGACGACGTACTGATCCTGAAAAACGGGCAGCCGCAGGGCTTCGGCCCGCCGCAATCCCTTCTAACCGACACCCTCGTGTCTGACACGTTTCGCGTCGATGCACGACGCGAACATCTTGCTTCCAATGGGGCATCCCATTTTTCCTTCACCCTTCCCAATTAA
- a CDS encoding DUF1636 family protein, whose translation MNTHHTHKITVCTSCKHKGTECRPGFELIEKLRVAITAAGDAIPADSEVSGVACMAGCDRPCTVAYHGSRKATYLFGDIDPAEDIDDLVTFARQYNNLDDGWCSSVDRPGKLRKSTLARVPAAMIATQASAVRAS comes from the coding sequence ATGAACACGCACCACACCCACAAGATTACAGTTTGCACGTCGTGCAAGCATAAAGGCACGGAGTGTCGGCCAGGTTTTGAGCTGATCGAGAAACTGCGTGTGGCCATCACGGCTGCCGGAGACGCAATCCCAGCCGATTCCGAAGTATCAGGCGTGGCCTGCATGGCGGGATGTGACCGGCCATGCACGGTCGCATATCATGGCAGTCGAAAGGCGACCTATCTGTTCGGTGATATTGATCCCGCCGAAGACATCGACGATCTGGTGACGTTTGCGCGCCAGTACAACAATCTGGATGACGGTTGGTGTTCGTCCGTGGATCGTCCCGGAAAATTGCGCAAATCCACGCTGGCGCGGGTGCCAGCCGCAATGATCGCAACGCAGGCCAGCGCCGTGCGCGCATCATGA
- a CDS encoding helix-turn-helix domain-containing protein, with product MEHLVSTTSHEQNDYFNEANATFGDRLAAARQAKGLDVDGLSEKLGVDVRTIKVWERDADMPHANRIQMLAGLLNVSMVWLVSGESNGSSEVADTFERPVGVNDALGEITQLKATLSAAVEKLDKLQERLQDIP from the coding sequence ATGGAGCACCTAGTGTCGACGACAAGCCATGAGCAAAACGATTATTTCAACGAAGCCAACGCGACGTTTGGCGACCGACTCGCGGCTGCGCGTCAGGCGAAAGGTCTGGACGTGGACGGGCTATCCGAGAAACTTGGCGTTGATGTGCGCACGATCAAAGTCTGGGAAAGAGACGCGGACATGCCGCATGCGAACCGTATCCAGATGCTGGCGGGCTTACTGAACGTGTCGATGGTCTGGCTGGTCAGCGGCGAAAGCAACGGTTCAAGCGAGGTCGCGGACACATTTGAGCGTCCTGTCGGCGTGAATGACGCGCTGGGCGAGATTACACAACTGAAGGCGACCTTGTCAGCGGCGGTCGAAAAACTCGACAAACTGCAAGAGCGGTTGCAGGACATCCCGTAA
- a CDS encoding aldehyde dehydrogenase family protein, whose amino-acid sequence MENARNFYIDGKWVAPTDGRDFDVIDPSTEEATVVISLGGQADTDAAVAAASAAFPTWRLSSKAERVDLMESILAVYLRRSDEMGEAISREMGAPIEMSKVQQSGTGSFHLKAFIRSLKDFEFEGSLRAGEDDTRIIHEPIGVCALITPWNWPMNQIALKVIPALATGCTMILKPSEQSPLSAILFTEIMHEAGVPAGVYNMLNGDGPGVGSQLSAHKDVDMVSFTGSTRAGRAITIAAAETIKRVSLELGGKGANIVFADADPKAVAQGITRCFNNTGQSCNAPTRMLVERSRYDEAVGQAVAAANAISVNAASESGRHIGPLVSQMQFDKVQDLIQKGIDEGAKLVAGGVGRPEGLNRGFFVKPTVFADCNNDMNIMREEVFGPVLSMMAFDTEEDAIVIANDTDYGLTNYIQTSDPEKARRVARAVRSGMVDINGKGRGAGSPFGGMKQSGNGREGGKWGLDEFLEVRAIGGWPVE is encoded by the coding sequence ATGGAAAACGCACGCAACTTCTACATTGACGGAAAATGGGTCGCCCCCACAGACGGGCGCGACTTTGATGTCATTGATCCATCAACCGAAGAAGCCACAGTCGTCATCTCGCTTGGTGGGCAGGCTGATACGGACGCTGCCGTTGCTGCAGCATCGGCGGCTTTTCCGACGTGGCGCCTGTCATCCAAGGCGGAACGCGTTGACCTGATGGAAAGCATCCTTGCGGTCTACCTGCGCCGTTCTGATGAAATGGGCGAGGCGATCAGCCGCGAAATGGGCGCGCCGATTGAAATGTCTAAGGTGCAGCAGTCCGGTACCGGGTCGTTCCACCTTAAGGCGTTCATCCGGTCGCTAAAGGACTTTGAATTTGAAGGTTCATTGCGTGCCGGCGAAGACGACACACGCATCATTCACGAACCAATCGGTGTTTGTGCGCTGATCACACCGTGGAACTGGCCGATGAACCAGATCGCGCTCAAGGTTATTCCAGCGCTTGCGACGGGTTGCACGATGATCCTGAAGCCGTCCGAACAGTCGCCGCTGTCCGCTATTCTATTTACTGAAATCATGCACGAAGCAGGCGTTCCGGCGGGTGTTTACAACATGCTGAATGGCGATGGTCCGGGTGTCGGAAGCCAGCTGTCGGCCCACAAAGATGTCGACATGGTCAGCTTCACGGGGTCGACCCGTGCGGGGCGTGCAATCACGATTGCAGCGGCTGAAACAATCAAGCGCGTCAGTCTAGAATTAGGCGGCAAAGGCGCGAATATCGTGTTCGCTGACGCCGACCCTAAGGCTGTCGCGCAGGGCATCACGCGGTGTTTCAATAACACTGGCCAGTCGTGCAATGCGCCGACGCGGATGCTGGTTGAACGGTCGCGCTACGACGAAGCCGTGGGGCAGGCAGTTGCTGCTGCGAACGCCATTTCCGTCAATGCTGCGTCCGAGAGCGGGCGGCACATCGGGCCGCTGGTGTCGCAAATGCAGTTCGATAAGGTGCAAGATTTGATCCAGAAAGGCATCGACGAAGGTGCCAAGCTGGTCGCAGGCGGCGTGGGCCGTCCTGAGGGGTTGAACCGTGGTTTCTTTGTCAAACCAACGGTCTTTGCCGATTGCAACAACGACATGAACATCATGCGCGAAGAAGTCTTTGGGCCGGTTTTGTCGATGATGGCGTTCGACACAGAAGAAGATGCCATCGTGATCGCCAATGACACCGATTATGGCCTGACGAATTACATCCAGACAAGTGATCCCGAAAAGGCGCGCCGCGTCGCCCGTGCGGTTCGTTCTGGTATGGTCGACATCAACGGCAAAGGTCGCGGTGCGGGTTCGCCGTTTGGCGGCATGAAGCAGTCGGGCAACGGGCGCGAAGGTGGTAAATGGGGCTTGGATGAATTTCTTGAGGTTCGCGCCATTGGCGGTTGGCCTGTAGAGTAA
- a CDS encoding alpha-D-glucose phosphate-specific phosphoglucomutase produces the protein MKIETIKTTPIDGQMPGTSGLRKKTRVFMEPRYLENFIQATFDAIGGGKGKTFIVGGDGRYFNKDAIQTIIKMAAGNGAAGVIVGQNGILSTPAASHLIRLNKADGGFILSASHNPGGIDEDFGVKYNAQNGGPAPEGLTAKIFDSTKTIDHYKTVDADDVDLSIIRTTRHGDMQIHVIDAVVQYQALMETLFDFAAIRALFAGGFTMQFDAMHAVTGPYATAILEDTLGAAVGTVMNGIPLEDFGKGHPDPNPIWAKDLMDLMMSDASPDIGAASDGDGDRNMIVGRGTYVTPSDSLAILAANAHLAPAYSDGLAGIARSMPTSAASDRVAEKLGIGSYETPTGWKFFGNLLDAGKVTICGEESAGTGSSHVREKDGLWAVLLWLNILAVRKQSVANIVADHWTTFGRDYYSRYDFEAVETEKANKMMQDLRGQFDDLIGQSHAGLTVTSADEFSYHDPVDGSISKNQGVRIAFEGGGRAVFRLSGTGTQGATVRLYLEQYSGQGGDVGLDTQTALQNVRDAAFAISAMGATIGRTEPDVIT, from the coding sequence ATGAAGATTGAAACCATCAAAACCACACCAATCGATGGGCAAATGCCCGGCACGTCAGGCCTGCGCAAAAAGACCCGCGTTTTCATGGAACCGCGTTACTTGGAAAATTTCATCCAAGCCACGTTTGACGCCATTGGTGGTGGAAAGGGTAAGACGTTCATTGTCGGTGGCGATGGACGTTACTTCAACAAAGACGCCATTCAAACAATCATTAAAATGGCCGCCGGAAACGGTGCAGCAGGTGTGATCGTCGGCCAAAATGGGATCCTGTCCACGCCTGCAGCGTCGCATCTGATCCGCCTGAATAAGGCGGATGGCGGTTTCATCTTGTCGGCCAGCCACAACCCCGGCGGCATCGACGAAGACTTCGGCGTCAAATATAATGCCCAAAACGGCGGTCCAGCGCCCGAAGGGCTGACCGCAAAAATATTCGATTCCACCAAGACCATCGACCATTATAAGACAGTTGACGCCGATGACGTTGATCTGTCCATCATCCGCACGACCCGCCACGGTGATATGCAAATTCATGTCATCGATGCGGTCGTGCAGTATCAAGCCTTGATGGAAACGCTGTTTGATTTCGCGGCGATCCGTGCCTTGTTCGCAGGCGGTTTCACCATGCAGTTTGATGCCATGCACGCGGTAACGGGTCCCTACGCCACAGCCATTCTGGAAGACACGCTCGGCGCTGCCGTAGGGACCGTGATGAACGGTATCCCGCTTGAGGATTTTGGCAAAGGCCACCCTGATCCAAACCCGATCTGGGCCAAAGATCTGATGGATTTGATGATGTCAGATGCGTCCCCTGATATTGGTGCTGCGTCTGACGGCGACGGCGATCGCAACATGATTGTCGGTCGGGGGACCTATGTGACCCCGTCCGACAGCCTCGCTATTCTGGCCGCCAATGCGCATCTGGCACCGGCCTATTCCGACGGCCTAGCGGGCATCGCGCGATCCATGCCGACCAGCGCGGCAAGCGACCGCGTTGCTGAAAAGCTTGGGATTGGATCCTATGAAACGCCAACAGGCTGGAAATTCTTTGGCAATTTATTGGACGCTGGCAAGGTCACGATCTGCGGTGAAGAAAGTGCCGGAACCGGATCAAGCCACGTGCGCGAAAAAGACGGGCTTTGGGCTGTCCTACTCTGGCTCAACATCTTGGCGGTGCGCAAACAATCCGTGGCCAACATAGTCGCGGACCACTGGACCACATTCGGGCGCGACTACTATTCGCGCTATGATTTCGAAGCTGTCGAAACTGAAAAAGCCAACAAAATGATGCAGGATCTGCGGGGCCAATTTGACGACTTGATTGGGCAGTCCCACGCGGGCCTAACCGTCACGTCGGCGGATGAATTTTCGTACCACGACCCCGTGGACGGGTCCATCAGCAAAAATCAGGGCGTGCGCATCGCATTTGAAGGCGGCGGGCGGGCCGTGTTCCGACTGTCGGGCACCGGCACCCAAGGCGCGACTGTGCGATTGTATCTTGAACAGTATTCAGGACAAGGCGGCGATGTCGGGTTGGACACGCAGACCGCCCTACAAAACGTCCGTGACGCCGCCTTTGCCATCAGCGCAATGGGTGCCACGATTGGGCGGACCGAACCGGACGTGATTACATAG
- the malQ gene encoding 4-alpha-glucanotransferase: MNVQNDLSELADLCGIWHDFHDLHGNLKQTSPDTQKAFLTAIGLDVSNGDAIAASLATLRHEIEDRWFPEEIIVQSDVQAAQVFGLGAVWQLRLDGSNDVIAQGQPSDYITLPPLASGVYVLTATASGRTEIITVLAAPKHLSSVEILTERSKLWGLNLALYGLQSDRNTGLGDFEDLAQAAEIAGKMGAGFIGINPLHTMGHCDVNAISPYSPSHRGFLHTGYIALDRIPGLNTAPSISDFSDIKLASSVQYKAHKILHHQSLEASFQRFTDTAPNPAKSDFEIFKINSGSDLQDFARFEALSEIHGTQWHDWPTDPNAPPTIRLDFHMWLQWVAAVQLADAQTRSKAAGMPLGLYLDLAVGSRRDGAESWCEQAAVAQGVSIGAPPDHLSPEGQNWNLTAFAPRKLKALRYRPLRRILAQTIHHAGLIRIDHVLGLNRSYWIPDDGSPGGYIRQPFESLIAIIKIEAERFNCAVVGEDLGLVPDGFRDTMRAHGFYGYSVLQYEKDEQGAFQKPDNIAAQVLSCFATHDTPTLRGYEVGRDIDWWEKLAWIDAQAADAMRQDRATQVDAFRGDSDFQASIHSLLAQSNASLVAIQLDDILAVEDAQNLPGTIDQHPNWRRKYDIRLDDLTADGRLGPSAQLMNDAGRHNANEG, encoded by the coding sequence GTGAACGTACAAAACGACCTCTCTGAGTTGGCCGACCTCTGTGGAATTTGGCATGATTTCCACGACCTGCACGGCAATCTGAAACAAACCTCACCCGATACGCAAAAGGCGTTTTTGACAGCCATCGGCCTTGATGTGAGCAACGGTGACGCAATCGCCGCGTCCCTCGCCACGCTTCGCCATGAAATTGAGGATCGCTGGTTCCCCGAAGAAATCATCGTGCAAAGTGACGTACAGGCGGCGCAGGTATTCGGACTTGGTGCGGTTTGGCAATTGCGTTTGGATGGATCCAACGACGTTATTGCCCAAGGCCAGCCCAGCGATTACATTACCCTGCCACCACTTGCATCTGGCGTCTATGTGCTGACCGCGACGGCCTCTGGTCGCACAGAAATCATCACCGTCCTTGCGGCGCCCAAACACCTATCGTCGGTTGAGATCCTGACAGAGAGATCAAAACTTTGGGGCCTCAACCTTGCGCTTTATGGGCTGCAATCAGACCGAAACACGGGTCTTGGTGATTTCGAAGACCTCGCGCAAGCAGCAGAAATTGCGGGTAAGATGGGTGCCGGTTTCATCGGCATCAACCCACTGCACACGATGGGCCATTGCGACGTCAATGCGATTAGTCCCTATTCCCCGTCCCATCGCGGATTTCTCCACACCGGCTACATTGCGCTTGATCGCATTCCGGGGCTGAATACTGCGCCGAGTATATCGGATTTTTCCGACATCAAACTGGCAAGTTCGGTCCAATACAAAGCGCATAAAATATTGCATCATCAATCACTTGAAGCATCTTTTCAGCGTTTCACAGATACGGCACCCAATCCCGCTAAATCAGACTTCGAAATATTCAAAATAAACAGTGGATCAGACCTGCAAGACTTCGCACGGTTCGAAGCGTTAAGCGAAATTCATGGCACCCAGTGGCACGATTGGCCGACCGATCCAAACGCACCGCCCACGATCCGCCTTGATTTTCATATGTGGCTGCAATGGGTCGCCGCAGTCCAATTGGCCGACGCCCAAACGCGCAGCAAGGCGGCAGGAATGCCGCTTGGCCTGTACCTTGATCTAGCGGTGGGATCACGCCGTGACGGTGCCGAAAGTTGGTGCGAACAAGCGGCGGTGGCGCAAGGTGTTTCCATCGGCGCACCGCCAGATCACCTCAGCCCTGAAGGGCAAAACTGGAACCTGACAGCCTTTGCGCCGCGCAAACTCAAGGCACTTCGGTATCGCCCCCTGCGGCGCATCCTTGCGCAGACAATTCACCACGCGGGTCTCATTCGCATTGATCACGTGCTTGGGCTTAACCGCAGTTATTGGATTCCCGATGACGGCAGTCCGGGGGGCTATATCCGCCAACCGTTCGAAAGCCTAATCGCGATCATCAAGATCGAAGCGGAGCGATTTAATTGCGCGGTCGTGGGCGAAGACCTCGGCCTTGTGCCAGACGGATTTCGCGACACGATGCGCGCGCACGGGTTCTACGGTTATTCCGTACTTCAATACGAAAAAGACGAGCAAGGCGCGTTCCAGAAACCCGACAATATTGCTGCGCAAGTCCTATCCTGCTTTGCGACCCACGACACCCCAACGCTTCGGGGATATGAGGTAGGTCGAGACATCGATTGGTGGGAAAAACTGGCCTGGATCGACGCGCAAGCGGCTGATGCGATGCGTCAGGATCGTGCTACGCAAGTAGATGCGTTTCGTGGTGACAGCGATTTTCAGGCCAGCATCCACAGTCTGCTTGCGCAGTCCAATGCCAGTCTCGTGGCCATCCAGCTCGACGATATTCTTGCTGTTGAAGACGCCCAGAACTTACCCGGGACGATTGATCAACATCCTAACTGGCGGCGAAAATATGATATACGTCTGGACGACCTGACTGCGGACGGGCGGCTTGGGCCCTCGGCCCAGTTGATGAACGACGCTGGCAGACACAACGCGAACGAAGGATAG
- the glgX gene encoding glycogen debranching protein GlgX, producing MTKPTLSGGSPHRLGAHHDVAGVNFAVFSANADKIELCLFSPDGKRETARITLPERTGPVWHGFVADLPVGTLYGYRAHGTYAPEHGHRFNPNKLLLDPYTREMHGEWGNSPITLGYDDASSAVDLSFDTRDSAPFVPKSIVSDPAFFEGMKNGQHTKSSKDLIYEAHPKGASQTNLDVPEAVRGTYEGLASDAMLDHLNSLGVQAVELLPVHSFVDDKFLNDRGLRNYWGYNSIGFFAPEPRYFGPDGLNGFRQMVQRFHDAGIEVILDVVYNHTAEGDQRGPTLCFRGLDNASYYRLTAGQPRYYVNDTGCGNTLNVSHPYVLRMVLDSLRFWVECMGIDGFRFDLATTLGRENHGFDPNGGFFDALRQDPILNQVRMIAEPWDIGPGGYRLGEFPHEFGEWNDSYRDTVRRYWRGDVHSAQELGARLLGSADKFDHTGRRSDASVNFLASHDGFTLADATRYSKRRNLANTENNGDGHGSNYSDNGGVEGETDDEAIRSIRTRRQRNMLATLFLSQGTPMLLAGDEFANSQSGNNNAYCQDNDIGWLNWDKADTDLQAFVASLSAFRQKHINVRQSRFLHAAIRPQDGKADVIWTDFEGEPLEWRDPGLANFCLALRSSAQTPDYEPDGAVVFIVFNRADEQGHVILPDAPTGQYWIRAIDTNHNQQGAFCELETDNAIVAAQSLVAFVISTSEQPS from the coding sequence ATGACAAAACCGACACTTTCCGGCGGCAGCCCCCATCGGCTTGGCGCACACCACGACGTTGCGGGCGTGAATTTCGCCGTGTTTTCCGCCAATGCTGACAAGATAGAACTGTGCCTGTTTTCCCCCGATGGCAAACGCGAAACGGCACGCATCACGCTGCCCGAACGCACTGGTCCGGTCTGGCACGGGTTCGTGGCCGATCTGCCTGTTGGCACGCTTTATGGCTACCGCGCCCACGGCACATACGCGCCCGAACATGGGCACCGCTTTAATCCCAACAAGCTGCTGCTTGATCCCTACACCCGCGAAATGCACGGCGAATGGGGCAATAGCCCCATCACACTTGGCTATGACGATGCATCGTCTGCGGTCGATCTGTCTTTTGATACCCGTGACAGCGCACCGTTCGTGCCAAAATCCATCGTGTCCGACCCCGCCTTCTTTGAAGGCATGAAAAACGGCCAGCACACCAAATCCAGCAAAGACCTGATCTACGAAGCACACCCCAAAGGCGCGAGCCAGACCAATCTAGACGTGCCGGAAGCCGTCCGCGGCACCTATGAGGGCCTTGCGTCAGATGCAATGCTAGACCACCTTAATTCATTGGGGGTGCAGGCGGTTGAACTGCTGCCAGTCCATAGTTTTGTCGATGACAAATTTCTCAATGATCGGGGTTTGCGAAACTATTGGGGTTACAATTCAATCGGCTTTTTCGCGCCTGAACCGCGCTATTTCGGTCCAGACGGGCTAAATGGGTTCCGCCAGATGGTTCAGCGGTTCCACGACGCGGGCATCGAGGTCATTCTTGACGTTGTTTACAACCATACCGCCGAGGGCGACCAGCGCGGCCCGACGCTCTGTTTTCGCGGGCTAGACAACGCATCCTACTATCGCCTGACCGCCGGCCAGCCGCGCTATTATGTCAACGATACAGGCTGTGGCAACACGCTGAACGTGTCGCACCCCTATGTTTTGCGCATGGTTTTGGACAGCTTGCGGTTTTGGGTTGAATGCATGGGTATTGACGGTTTTCGCTTTGATTTAGCTACGACATTGGGTCGCGAAAACCACGGATTTGATCCCAATGGTGGCTTCTTTGATGCCCTGCGCCAAGATCCGATCCTGAACCAAGTGCGCATGATCGCAGAGCCGTGGGACATTGGCCCTGGTGGCTACCGTTTGGGTGAATTCCCCCATGAATTTGGCGAATGGAACGACAGCTATCGTGACACTGTTCGCCGCTATTGGCGCGGCGATGTGCACAGCGCGCAAGAACTCGGTGCGCGGCTTTTGGGTTCGGCGGATAAGTTCGACCACACCGGTCGGCGCAGTGATGCCTCGGTGAACTTTCTCGCCTCTCATGACGGATTTACCCTCGCCGATGCGACACGATATTCCAAACGCCGCAATCTGGCGAACACCGAAAACAACGGCGACGGGCATGGGTCCAACTACAGTGACAATGGCGGTGTTGAAGGCGAAACTGACGACGAGGCAATCCGTAGCATCCGCACGAGGCGGCAACGCAATATGCTTGCCACACTGTTTCTATCCCAAGGCACCCCGATGCTGCTGGCAGGCGATGAGTTCGCCAATTCGCAAAGCGGCAACAACAACGCCTATTGTCAGGACAATGACATCGGCTGGCTGAATTGGGACAAAGCCGACACCGACTTGCAGGCATTTGTCGCCAGTCTGTCTGCGTTCCGCCAAAAACACATAAATGTCCGCCAAAGTCGTTTTTTACATGCTGCCATCCGCCCGCAAGACGGCAAAGCCGATGTGATCTGGACCGATTTCGAAGGCGAACCATTGGAATGGCGCGACCCCGGTTTGGCCAATTTCTGTTTGGCGTTGCGATCATCCGCACAAACACCAGACTATGAACCCGATGGCGCCGTCGTCTTTATTGTCTTTAATCGTGCGGACGAACAGGGCCACGTCATTTTACCAGACGCGCCAACTGGTCAATATTGGATTCGCGCAATCGACACCAACCACAACCAACAGGGCGCGTTTTGTGAACTCGAAACCGACAACGCCATTGTCGCCGCACAATCTTTGGTCGCCTTCGTGATCTCAACAAGCGAGCAGCCGTCGTGA